From a single Mycosarcoma maydis chromosome 2, whole genome shotgun sequence genomic region:
- a CDS encoding uncharacterized protein (related to GLE1 - RNA export mediator), with protein sequence MRFTLDSASDISADEQPSPTVVRTSLPHQALARITSQAAKPHNFSASPTSSSQKPARKGILRHTSSHNSTTSNSQRRQRFRDDNYDEDAHSTLNAHQDQTELTPHSHTYDVPISSTLPHRARRRSVTPSFELVGMPSPSASSSRLTPNSPGPSSLKSSGRPSSTASRSLPPWMRPSNRLHRSQPYEFPDSSEDENTALSSSEDDDSISDADEDNSDDLSSPQTSPYDQERRTDSEEEAWPDDSSSHRHYTSSRPEASRQRGNTSTAKLASIASDDWEEWNRNAAQLAWYRARTLKRDTTTADAGSLARSKSKPVATPTVDNDVEEVQALLSSLNMRRTQEEAEVKKAFEARNKDLWSGIDACILAAETEARKVAAAEAARLEAVRKSQEEAERKAAQARQAELEQIEAEKKAAQADAERRKKEQEAEADKQKLEAAEQEKVRAMGGTGDDIRKAALTEYDEWMTKIRHIKTNLLPTISSNPDLRKQCFAAKRQITPKIGQLTNSRQEITRITQAIASVLDAAKQAAASGTGDVYTWILNHLSKCLIRQAEQEVAAKQDTAYPLARVVVWLLLLGHVELGDVLMARLCKKCPWVVPVWPGRGKDMDEASYRKVMGYKSADETTENYSNRMNGITAFFFAILQTVPTVPTNTTNLDVESIPSHLRSTTLWRWAVRAIAPCSSNVAFLDHPMCPNIWSVFVEIAGDRALNVYGKQMRKIFALLLKDGVQGKRAGWWKHADDKPYVKAATVRLELLLMDWSTSAGQMIVKGATKGVEMEP encoded by the coding sequence ATGAGGTtcacgctcgactcggcgtCGGACATCTCGGCAGACGAGCAGCCTTCGCCAACGGTCGTCCGAACCTCACTTCCGCACCAAGCACTTGCTCGTATCACATCACAAGCGGCGAAACCACACAACTTTTCAGCATCACCCACGTCGTCATCGCAGAAGCCTGCAAGGAAGGGTATTCTGCGGCACACTTCCTCTCACAATTCTACTACGTCCAATTCACAGCGTCGACAACGCTTCAGGGACGACAACTATGACGAGGACGCGCACAGCACATTGAACGCCCACCAGGATCAAACAGAATTGACACCGCACAGTCACACTTATGATGTGCCCATATCATCCACGCTCCCGCATCGGGCTCGAAGGCGTAGTGTCACGCCCTCTTTTGAGCTAGTCGGCATGCCTTCTCCATCAGCTTCGTcttcacgactcacgccTAACAGTCCTGGGCCATCCTCTCTGAAATCATCAGGCAGACCGAGCTCAACGGCATCTAGATCACTGCCACCATGGATGAGACCATCGAACCGATTACATCGCAGTCAGCCGTACGAGTTTCCAGATTCGTCGGAAGATGAAAATACGGCACTCTCGTCTTCTGAAGATGATGACAGTATCTCTGACGCTGACGAGGACAATTCAGACGATTTATCTTCGCCTCAGACATCACCGTACGACCAAGAACGAAGGACCGACAGTGAAGAAGAGGCATGGCCTGACGACTCGTCTTCGCATAGACATTataccagcagcagaccaGAAGCATCGCGTCAGCGAGGCAACACATCAacagccaagctcgcttcCATCGCTAGCGATGACTGGGAAGAATGGAATCGTAATGCGGCCCAACTCGCCTGGTATCGGGCGCGCACCCTCAAGAGGGACACCACAACCGCCGATGccggctcgctcgctcgctccaaATCAAAGCCAGTAGCAACGCCTACTGTGGATAATGACGTTGAAGAGGTTCAAGCTCTGCTCTCCAGCCTCAACATGCGTCGCACACAAGAAGAGGCTGAAGTCAAGAAGGCGTTTGAAGCACGTAATAAAGATCTTTGGTCAGGTATCGACGCGTGTATTCTCGCGGCCGAAACGGAAGCACGCAAAGTCGCtgcagcggaagcagcgcgACTCGAAGCGGTTCGCAAGtcgcaagaagaagcagagcgCAAAGCGGCTCAGGCGCgccaagccgagctcgagcagatcgaagcAGAGAAGAAAGCGGCTCAAGCCGACGCCGAGCGACGGAAAAAGGAACAAGAAGCTGAAGCGGACAAGCAGAAGCTGGAAGCAGCTGAGCAGGAGAAGGTTCGCGCCATGGGAGGCACTGGTGACGACATTCGCAAAGCCGCTTTGACAGAGTACGACGAATGGATGACCAAGATCCGCCACATCAAGACCAACCTTTTACCAACGATCTCGTCAAACCCGGATTTACGAAAGCAGTGCTTTGCAGCCAAACGTCAAATCACGCCCAAGATTGGGCAACTGACCAACTCGCGCCAAGAGATCACACGCATCACTCAAGCCATCGCTTCTGtcctcgatgctgccaagcaaGCGGCTGCATCGGGCACTGGCGATGTCTACACATGGATCCTCAACCACCTCTCGAAATGTTTGATCCGACAAGCGGAACAAGAGGTGGCTGCCAAGCAAGATACTGCCTATCCCTTAGCCCGTGTGGTGGTatggctgctgctgttgggTCATGTAGAGTTGGGCGATGTTTTGATGGCACGTCTCTGCAAAAAGTGTCCGTGGGTCGTACCTGTTTGGCCTGGTAGGGGAAAGGATATGGACGAAGCAAGCTATCGAAAAGTAATGGGTTACAAGTCGGCCGACGAAACGACAGAAAATTATTCCAACAGGATGAACGGGATCACCGCTTTTTTCTTTGCAATCCTTCAAACCGTGCCTACTGTTCCCACCAACACGACGAACCTCGACGTAGAAAGCATCCCGTCTCACTTACGCTCAACAACGCTTTGGAGGTGGGCAGTTCGTGCTATCGCGCCTTGCTCCTCCAACGTTGCCTTCTTGGACCATCCAATGTGCCCAAACATCTGGTCGGTATttgtcgagatcgccgGAGACCGCGCGCTCAATGTGTACGGAAAGCAAATGCGCAAAATCTttgcgctgttgctgaaAGATGGCGTACAGGGCAAACGAGCAGGTTGGTGGAAACATGCAGATGACAAACCGTACGTGAAGGCTGCCACGGTGAGACTCGAGTTGCTACTGATGGATTGGAGCACTTCGGCCGGTCAGATGATTGTGAAGGGCGCCACCAAGGGTGTGGAGATGGAGCCGTAG